From Camelus dromedarius isolate mCamDro1 chromosome X, mCamDro1.pat, whole genome shotgun sequence, one genomic window encodes:
- the TCEAL8 gene encoding transcription elongation factor A protein-like 8 has translation MQKSCEENEGKAQTLPKAEEDRPLADVPREAERNPPAPVSQEAEGNLRGGLTQPGQGYKEDTPVRHLDPEEMIRGVDELERLREEIRRVRNKFVMMHWKQRHSRSRPYPVCFRP, from the coding sequence ATGCAAAAGTCTtgtgaagaaaatgaaggaaaagcacAGACCTTGCCAAAGGCCGAGGAAGACCGCCCTTTGGCAGATGTACCGCGGGAGGCGGAAAGAAACCCTCCAGCTCCTGTAAGCCAGGAAGCAGAAGGAAACCTCAGAGGAGGGCTGACTCAACCTGGCCAGGGATATAAAGAGGACACTCCGGTTAGGCATTTGGACCCTGAAGAAATGATAAGAGGAGTAGATGAGTTGGAAAGGCTTAGGGAAGAGATAAGAAGAGTAAGAAACAAGTTTGTGATGATGCATTGGAAGCAAAGACATTCACGCAGCCGTCCTTATCCTGTGTGCTTTAGGCcctga